In one window of Epinephelus fuscoguttatus linkage group LG20, E.fuscoguttatus.final_Chr_v1 DNA:
- the kif19 gene encoding kinesin-like protein KIF19: MKDTGESKDHQLTVALRIRPLSDAEQEEAATIVAHRVDDQMVVLMDPMEDPDDILRANRSREKTYMFDVAFDFSASQEEVYRATTKGLIEGLISGYNATVFAYGPTGCGKTYTMLGTDKEPGIYVRTLNDLFRAIEETSDDMLYSVSMSYLEIYNEMIRDLLNPSSGFLDLREDSKGVIQVAGITEVSTINAQEIMELLMKGNKQRTQEPTAANQTSSRSHAVLQVAVKQQSRCRDVLQEVRFARLFMIDLAGSERAAQTQNRGQRLKEGAHINRSLLALGNCINALSDKNGTKYVNYRDSKLTRLLKDSLGGNSRTVMIAHISPASVAFEESRNTLTYADRAKNIRTRVKKNLINVSYHIAQYTNIISDLRCEIQRLKKKIADQASRQLNSDRADIRHVQAEVQAHSSHQSRAEMDQLREQLLDAFRQQMEIRRSLMELENSNMEIQIDTSKHLLTIADWEQERSRRRRKWRAERRKESVNKDDSEKDSDSPESPPDSTETQQVAMARENLVTLMAEQKKIHKQKALLERRFLELRDRAQRLEELLPRRVSSEEQREVLCLLCKVHELEIENAEMQSHALLKDNVIRHKNFVVQRFEQHRHLCDEIIQQQRQFIDDHSLLVPPHLQELYEMYMRELDERKLDRAMALDKVTTRHTIKEGSLPKITLPGQGRDNMQDMDSDQESVRNMCTDNRRGQAKIRRHTLPPILPEPELDNNRVFKSSPHARQLKHSAVVTPPPIHINGKGNRELQPLVPESSLSYSHLSHSVSSHLDSSPESSEAGADIPLSRSERQQILKGVQNIVVKAARRRSKALEVDALRLHPPPSPLDPKKQKSSLSLSEAPPTGLPMRRGRQPSPELRHATSDDNLSSSTGEGPGLQVTWTRPRNRQVATKNQTPRETDFEARRKKRRSRSFEVTGQALPQTKTATAQRFRPLDSTSDPHLHNNSQPQAPTLRPQYRGVPPLAKIRAPHSIQQTESSTAHMNNLKRGPQLRQPQPLLYITTTGTGGQRTRRH; the protein is encoded by the exons ATGGTGGTTCTGATGGACCCCATGGAGGACCCGGACGACATCCTGCGTGCCAACCGCTCCAGGGAGAAAACGTACATGTTTGACGTGGCGTTCGACTTCTCAGCCAGTCAG GAGGAAGTGTACCGAGCAACAACCAAAGGGCTGATTGAGGGTCTCATATCAGGCTACAATGCCACCGTGTTTGCCTACGGACCcacag GTTGTGGGAAGACATACACCATGCTGGGGACGGACAAGGAGCCAGGCATCTACGTTCGAACGCTCAACGACCTGTTCCGTGCCATTGAGGAGACCAGCGACGACATGCTGTACAGCGTCTCCATGTCCTATCTTGAG ATCTACAATGAGATGATCCGTGACCTGCTGAACCCCTCGTCAGGCTTCCTGGACCTGAGAGAAGACTCTAAAGGAGTGATACAGGTCGCTGGCATCACAGAGGTGTCTACCATAAACGCACAAGAG ATCATGGAGCTGCTGATGAAGGGCAACAAGCAGCGCACCCAGGAGCCGACAGCCGCCAACCAGACGTCATCTCGCTCCCACGCTGTGCTGCAGGTGGCCGTGAAGCAGCAGAGCCGGTGTCGAGACGTCCTGCAGGAGGTCCGCTTTGCACGCCTCTTCATGATCGACCTCGCCGGCTCGGAAAGAGCAGCACAG ACTCAGAATCGGGGTCAGCGGTTGAAAGAGGGTGCCCACATCAACCGCTCCCTCCTGGCTCTGGGTAACTGCATCAACGCCCTGAGTGACAAAAATGGCACCAAGTACGTCAACTATCGAGACAGCAAGTTGACTCGACTACTGAAG gactcGTTGGGCGGGAACAGTCGAACGGTCATGATAGCTCACATCAGCCCCGCCTCTGTGGCTTTTGAGGAGTCCCGTAACACGCTGACGTACGCTGACCGTGCCAAAAACATTCGAACACGG GTAAAGAAGAACCTGATAAATGTGTCATACCACATTGCTCAGTACACCAACATCATCTCTGACCTGCGCTGCGAGATCCAGCGGCTCAAAAAGAAGATTGCAGATCAGGCGAGCCGCCAGCTCAACTCAGACCGGGCTGACATCCGCCATGTCCAGG CCGAGGTCCAGGCCCACTCCAGCCACCAGAGTCGGGCGGAGATGGACCAGTTGAGGGAGCAGCTCCTGGATGCTTTCCGCCAACAGATGGAGATCAGAAGGAGCCTGATGGAGCTGGAAAACAGCAACATGGAGATCCAGATCGACACCTCCAAACACCTGCTTACCATTGCAGA CTGGGAGCAGGAGCGGAGTAGGCGCCGGAGGAAGTGGCGTGCcgagaggaggaaggaaagtGTCAATAAAGACGACAGCGAGAAGGACTCCGACTCCCCGGAGTCTCCTCCAGACAGCACAGAGACCCAGCAGGTGGCAATGGCCCGAGAAAACCTGGTTACACTCATGGCCGAACAGAAAAAGATCCACAAACAGAAG GCGTTGCTCGAGCGCAGATTTCTGGAGCTTCGGGATCGGGCGCAGCGCCTGGAGGAGCTGCTGCCTCGGCGGGTGAGCTCAGAGGAGCAGCGCGAGGTCCTGTGCCTCCTCTGCAAGGTTCACGAGCTGGAGATCGAGAATGCAGAGATGCAGTCACACGCACTGCTCAAGGACAACGTCATCCGGCACAAAAACTTTGTGGTGCAGCGCTTCGAGCAGCACAGACACCTGTGTGACGAGATCatacagcagcagagacagttCATTGATG ACCACAGTCTGCTGGTCCCTCCACACCTCCAGGAGCTGTATGAGATGTACATGAGGGAGTTGGATGAAAGGAAACTGGACAGAGCCATGGCGCTGGATAAGGTCACCACCAGACACACCATCAAG GAGGGCTCTCTGCCCAAGATCACCCTGCCCGGTCAGGGTCGAGACAACATGCAGGACATGGACTCGGACCAGGAGAGTGTACGCAACATGTGCACCGATAACAGACGAGGCCAAGCCAAAATCCGACGACACACTTTGCCCCCCATTCTGCCAGAGCCTGAGCT cGACAACAACAGGGTTTTTAAGAGCAGCCCTCACGCCAGGCAGCTGAAACACTCAGCTGTGGTGACCCCACCTCCCATACACATAAATGGGAAGGGCAACAGAGAG CTGCAGCCGCTGGTTCCTGAGAGCTCTCTGAGCTACAGCCATCTCAGCCACAGTGTCAGCAGCCACCTGGACTCATCACCGGAGAGCAGCGAGGCTGGGGCTGATATCCCCCTTTCACGAAGTG AGCGGCAGCAGATCCTTAAAGGCGTCCAGAACATTGTAGTAAAAGCAGCCCGTCGGCGTTCCAAAGCCCTGGAGGTGGACGCCCTGCGGTTACACCCTCCCCCGTCTCCCCTGGACCCCAAGAAGCAGAAGAGCAGCCTCTCTCTGAGCGAAGCTCCCCCTACAGGTTTGCCAATGCGGCGCGGCAGGCAGCCCAGCCCCGAGCTCAGACACGCCACCTCAGACGATAACCTGTCAAGCAGCACGGGCGAGGGGCCCGGCCTGCAGGTGACCTGGACACGCCCACGGAACCGGCAGGTCGCCACCAAGAACCAAACGCCCCGGGAGACGGACTTTGAGGCTCGCCGAAAGAAGAGGCGCTCACGCTCTTTCGAGGTCACTGGTCAAGCA CTGCCTCAAACCAAGACAGCCACAGCCCAGAGGTTCCGTCCTCTCGACAGCACATCAGACCCTCATCTCCACAACAACAGTCAGCCCCAGGCTCCCACGCTCCGCCCCCAGTACAGAGGGGTCCCTCCTCTCGCCAAAATCAGGGCGCCCCACAGCATCCAGCAAACAGAGTCCTCCACAGCCCACATGAATAACCTGAAGCGAGGGCCTCAGCTGCGGCAGCCGCAGCCCCTCCTCTACATCACCACCACGGGCACCGGGGGCCAGCGCACACGCAGACACTGA